In Halobacteria archaeon AArc-dxtr1, the sequence GCTCGGCGTCAGGGCGTTCCGTCCGCTGCTGTCGGCTAAAGACCGTCCGCATGAGTGTATCCATCAGTCCCGAGGCATGCTGTCCGAGCACCGCGAGCTGTTTGCCGCCGGCGCCGACGGTCACCTCCCGCTGTGGGCGCTCTGCAGCGTCGAGGATCGCGCGGGCGACCGTCTCCGGCGCGTAGATCGGCGGTGGCAGCGTCGCCTCCTCATTCATGTAGTTACGCGCGTGCTGGGGATACGGCGTGTCGATCGAGCCCGGCTTGACGAGCGTCACCGAGATCGGCGCACCCTCGTCTTCGAGTTCCATCCGCAGCGTGTCGGTGAACGCCTTGACGGCGTGTTTCGACGCCGAGTAGCTGCCCTGCAACATGAGAGCGCGCTCGGAGACGACGCTCCCGATGTTGATGATCGCGCCGCCGCGCCCGCGCAGATGCGCTACGGCCTCGAGCGAGCCGTAGACGACGCCCCAGACGTTGGTCTCGAACTGCTCGCGCATGTCCTCGACTGGCACGTCCGTCAGTTTGCCGTAGATGGAGACCGCGGCGCCGTTCACCCAGGTGTCGAAGCCGCCGTAGGCGTCCTCGGCGACGGCCGCGATCTCTCTGACGGCGTCGCGGTCGCCGACGTCGGCGACAACGTACTCCACGTCGCCGCCCTCGGCCTCGGTCTCCTCGGCCAGCTCCCGCAGGGCGTCCTCGCTTCGCGCGGCGAGGACGAGTCGCGCGCCGCGTTCGGCGGCCATCCGCGCAGTCGAGAGGCCGATGCCGGAGGAGGCGCCGGTGATGACGATCACTTGCTC encodes:
- a CDS encoding SDR family oxidoreductase produces the protein MPDLRPIDEQVIVITGASSGIGLSTARMAAERGARLVLAARSEDALRELAEETEAEGGDVEYVVADVGDRDAVREIAAVAEDAYGGFDTWVNGAAVSIYGKLTDVPVEDMREQFETNVWGVVYGSLEAVAHLRGRGGAIINIGSVVSERALMLQGSYSASKHAVKAFTDTLRMELEDEGAPISVTLVKPGSIDTPYPQHARNYMNEEATLPPPIYAPETVARAILDAAERPQREVTVGAGGKQLAVLGQHASGLMDTLMRTVFSRQQRTERPDAERGTDALDEPSGDLEERGEYEGHVAETSLYTTLVQRRLPSRRTAGLGLGALALYAGYRLLRGGDGGRGGGGRKSRSGRARRDADDLRKLRPLPVFTD